Genomic window (Lynx canadensis isolate LIC74 chromosome A1, mLynCan4.pri.v2, whole genome shotgun sequence):
CTCTCAAGTCAGAAGATTGGTAATTATCCTAGCTTAGCTCCCTCACCCTCACTCCATCCTTAATCAATCATCTTATCTTCCCCCCTCCtgtccatttctctccatccttACAGCCACTGCTCTTCTGCCCACTCCATTTCACTAGGCTAGAATCTTCACCTTCAGTCTCACTGTCCTCCAGcccatccctctctcccccaaccaGACTTACCTCACTCAACTTAGAAGCTGAGTTTTAATAGACGGCTTCCCACAATCTGCTCCCAAGCCTTACCCTCCGGCACTGTCAAGACACTTCTTTTAGGCATACACCACTTTGTAAGAAACTcgaaaacattttggaaacaataaaatatacatatcctTGCTACCTGAAGTGTTACTTTAAGGACCTACAGACCTAAGGGACCGCATCACCTGGAATCTTATTAAAAACCCAGAATCTTAggtgcacattaaaatttgagaagcactgagttattaaaatacaacttaaaaaaaatgtttaatgtttatatttgagagagacagagacagagcacaagcaggggagaggcagagggagagggagacagaacctgaagcaggctccaggctctaagctgttagcacagagcccaacgaggggctcaaactcaggaaccttgagatcatgacctgagctgaagtccgatgcttaactgactgtgccacccagccagcagccacccctaaaatacaacttttttttaatgagtgtaAAAATCAGAGCTAAGGGAAAATCAGATGAAGCCAGAACTGAAGTAACATTAATACTGACATATGCAGGAAGTCCTGTGGTCCATACTTAATGGGGTAGGTGGTAATGCTGATTTTGAGGAAGTCAGAAGAGAAGTGGATCAAATCAAGATTTTCTGTggtgtttacttaattttgagagagtgtgtgctagcaggggaggggcagacagaattcaaagcaggctccacattattagcacagagcccaatgtggggctgcaactcactaaccatgagatcatgacctgagcggaagtcagacgctcaaccaactgaggtgCCCCAAATCAAGATTTTTAGTATATGTAGGTACTAGGCTTAGTACTTACTCTTCCACCACCTCTCTCCCGCCTCCTTTCATATCACTGTGCCTACATCAAAAAATCTTCTAAGGCCAGCCTCTCTGATCTTCCTTTCCAGAGGGCTAAAGACAAAGCTCTTCTCACCAGCCCCCTGCCCTTTTTTAGTTTCCTGAGGTTAGCTGTGGCAGCGAGATGAAAGGACAGGCCTCTCCTGTCGCCTGACAGTTACTCATCCTTTAATCAGTCCAGGTATCACTTCTTCCAAAAAGCCCACTCTCCCTCCCTGATCTTTCCCTTCTTGCTGTGCACCAAGCCATGGGGCCACTTTTGACCCTATATACCGTAGTTGACTGATGGGAGGCAGTGACCAGCTGTGAAGGACACAGGTTCTGGAATCAGATACGCTCAGGTCTGAAACCCAGCTCCCCCTCCCACAAGATAGGACTCGGAACCAGGGACTTAACCactctgggctttagtttcctcacctgtaaaatgtggCTAATAATAGTGCTTTACTGTCTAAAACTGTTGAGAGGAATGGATGAATTAACACGTGGCAGTAATGTGTGCCATACCTCACTGGTCCCGGCGCCCAGCTCAAACCGTAAATAGTAAACAGCTGAGTGGCTACAGCAGCGTCAGGCCCGCCAATGATGCGCTGGGAGGAAATGAAGTCTTGTGCCTGGGGTTTGAGGCTCTCCAGCTTTCTCCGCGTCGGGTTTGCGCTTTCCCGGGTGGGGCGGGACCCTCGGATTGAGTGACGGCTGGTGGCCCGCCCCGGGCGTGACGTAGTCCTAGTGTTGTTGCTGAGGCCGCACGTGGTCAGCTGAGTCCGCTTCAGACTTAGCTGCACTCCGCGTCCTCTGCACGAGCCGATTGCCTACCTGCTTGTCCCGTTCGCTATGTCCACATCCACGAGCTGCCCGATTCCCGGGGGCAGGGACCGGCTGCCCGACTGCTACAGCACCACGCCTGGGGGCACGCTATACGCCACTACCCCAGGAGGTCagcgggccgggcgggggggcCCGGGGGCTTTGGGCAGGCCAGCGCGTGCGTGCGACTCGAGGGAGGGCCGGAGGTGCAGGTCTTGGACACCATTCGCTTGACCCTCTGCAGGTTGTAGCTTCCGCAGGGGCTGAGAGATGTTTGAAACTGAAGCCCAGTACCCTGAAACCTCGAAGTGATGAAACATGGCCTTGAGCCTAGCTTCCGGGTGACTCTGTGCCTtgctcaccctcccctcccaactTTGCCGCCGGGGAGTAGGAGCCGGGGAGTAGGAGCCGAAGCCCCAGCTGAGCGTGGCCTCAGCAGGAAGCACCAGGTCTTGCAAAGCAGCTACAGCCGGGCTCAACTGGGCTCAGGCAGTTGGGGCCAGGATCTTCGGGCTGGCTGCCTGGGATCTTGAGCTGCTGGGCTCAGGGTTTCCTGCCACGTggaggctgaggggagggaggggcaagaaCAGGGTAAGGCCCTTTGAGGATAGAATTGGGGCCAAGTTCCTCTAGGCTGGGACAGGGCCTGATAGGACTTGGGAGGGGTCAGGATAAGAACAGTATGTCCCTGTGTCTCATGGGGAAAGCAGCTGTCCAGAGGAACACAGCCTTTCCCTGCACATATCAGAACCCAGGTGGTAGCAGGGGTGAAACACCTTTTTACATTGTTATTTGGCTTCCTGATCCAACTGCGTGAAGGGAtaaggcccccacccccaccgaagCCCAGAATTTCCAGAGCCAGCAGAGCCAGACAGGAACAGCCTGAACCACCTGAAGTCTCCCAGGTTTTGTGCTCCTCTTAGAACTGTGACCTGAACCTATCCTAAACCAAAAGCCCCTGGGCATCCCACTTGCCTTATGACACTTAACCACATCTTGGTTAGACCTGGAAGTCTTAAAGTGCTGTGAAGGCTAGTCAGCTAAGATCCTGGCTAGGCTGCAGAGTACTAGCCCTTTAATACATGGGGTATGACTCCCAGTTTCCTAAAAGGCTTGTGTGTGTGGCACCCCAGATAGCTCCATCCCCAAGCTCTGGCCTCTTATCTAGTCCCTACCCCTCAACAGGCACCAGGATCATCTACGACCGAAAGTTCCTGCTGGAGTGCAAGAACTCACCCATTGCCCGGACAcccccctgctgcctccctcagATTCCCGGGGTCACAACTCCTCCAACAGCCCCACCCTCCAAGCTGGAGGAGctgaaggagcagaaggagacagaggaagagatacCCGGTAAGGAAAGCAGGGCCTAAAATTAAGAAATGCCTGGAGTCCAGATGCCCCTGTGAAGTAGAGTGGGAGGTTAATGCTGAGAGGGGCTTCTGGACTGATGCTGAGCTTGTAGCCCAGCAACCATTCCGactgccttctctttctccagaTGACGCACAATTTGAAATGGACATCTGATCCAGTGCAGACGATCCCGTGTGGAGTTAGAGGAATCCCTCATGCCGCTGCTGCCATCACCTCTTCCTGGGGTATTCCAAACGTCAGTTGGCCTCATCTAATTTGGAAGGGAGTGACTTGTTGGTTTCAGGCCTCCCTTAATTCTGAAGCAGCTAGACCAGGGATAGGAGTGGGCAACTTGCCAAGCCCTTAGCTCTACTTTCCCTTTGGTCTGTAGGTactcctcccagctcccagccctccGTCATCAGGGACTGAGGCTGGGACCGAGGGATGGAGTATGTCACTGTCTGACTACTTagtaaacattcaaagaaatgcCTTGACTCCAGTGTTCTCCTCATCACTGACCTTGCCATGTCAGCCACACAGCTGAGCGCCCCAGCAGACCTGGTTAGTATCAGCAGCCCCTTCCCAGCTGTCACTGGGCCCActtccagagcctgacgcaggcaaTGGGGGCAGGCTACAGGAGCCGCCCAACAGCAATTGCCTGACCCCAGCCAAGGGCTGTTGCAGCCTTTCCAGGAAGCAGCCTTCCTGTAATTGGGCCTCTCCAGCAGTCTCTCCCTATCTATTCCAAAGCGGGGAAAAAAGAGGCACTACCCCAGGGTTTCACCTTCTCCAGTCACTCCCCATGCCTTTTCTGCCTCCCACCTCTGAAGATCAGCCCCCTATTACAACACTGAAAACCTCTATCTTCCCTTCCCAGCATGATTTGAACCTCTGTAGCCCCTTTACATGGCTCTATTGTCCTCAGAGGGTTAGAAGATACTTTCAAGCCCAAATTGAGGCCCCAAAAGTCACAGTCCATGATCCCCTACCTCAGCAATctgctctttttctccttcattgtATGCAGGTACGTTCTAATCTCTGTAGCACTGTCTATCTCAAGGGTGACAGAGTACAAATAAGGCAGTCTCCTTTCCTTGAGGCAAAAATCTCCCCTGCTATGGAGCCTCTGTTCTCATACTGAAATGAAGTCATCCAAAAAGGGATACTCAGCCCAGCAAGGAATGTGTGTTTCAgtctattttggggggaaatggcaGGCAGCAAGTGATCATGCCTAGCAGGGCCATTCAtgatgaaagaaggaagaacagaggtCCACAGCGTATACAAGGAGCAGGGCAGTCAAGGACACCATAGGGGACCAGTTTGGCACAAAAAGGGCTCATCTCTCCTACCCTGGCCCACTACAGAGatgtttttattgaaatgtatgtTATGGGTAACAAGTGACTTCCCTGTGGCCCAGGTGGCACCTCTTCCCCCAGAGGTGGGTGCATCAGGCCAAGGATCCCAAGGGGGCAGTCTCCCAAGTGGTTAAGAGGGAGCCAAGAGAGAGCAGGCCTCTCTGCCAAGGCATAGGAAATGATGTGAGTCTAGGGATCCCATAAGATTATGGAACCTCTTAGACACCTGGTACCATCTGGTTCTCCTCAGCTGTATCTGTAGATTTTTCTTCATTGGCCTCTTTTTCTGAAGACAGATTCCTCTTTTCCGCAATTAATCTTTTAACTCCCACCATCCACTGACTGACCTCAGTCACATGGTCAACCATGAGTGAGCGGTGGATGTCATCTGCTGCTTCCCACTGGTGACCTGAAAGCTCTGAGGAAAGAAAAGGGCTAAACAAGCAGCTTGGGGCAAAAGAACTAGCTCCCACTCCTCTCCTCCCAACTAGTCAGAACCTCAGCATCTATTCCAGCTCAGCCATCCACAACAAATTGGGGGTTCTCTAGGCCATACCAAGTGACCTACCCGTACCTTGCACCAGCAGAGCCATCCTCTTCTTCACAGGTACTGACAGCTTCCCTCCAGCCCATTGTTCCTGCAGTAGAGCCAGGCGTCGGCTGATGTCATCACATACCTGCTTCTGAGAGACAGAAGCCCCCTCCAAGTCAGTGCTGCCAGCCCAACAGGGGCAGGGGAAAGGCAACACCAGATAGGAAGCACCTGCTTTCTCAGGCCCCGGGGAACTTCACACTTAATCTGGTTAGAAGCCCCATTGAGATTCTCATAAAACTTAGGGATCTCCTCCCAAGAGAAATGCATGTATggctagaatttttaaatttccggAGTTTCTCAGATCCTCAGAAACTCATTCTGTAGTATaactttacaaataagaaaactaagcaccaaagaagtaaaacttactATGTTACTTTCCTTTTAGACTCCTCAgatcccttgcctccagagaacaaagaaaataccaTAGATCCAAAAAAAgggtttccctctccctccctgagcACAGAATCAGCAGGGTCTCCTCTGAATGGCCTAGAGGTAGGAAAATCAAGTTATCATCACTAATGGGAGATGAATTTAATTCTTGTTCCTATCAGCCTCTTCTACTAACTGTTCTTTGGAAATCCTGTGAACCCACCTGaaattctgtgttcatttttctggTAAGTCCTTAGCAGATTCTGAAGGGAGTCCATAACTCAGAACTGGGTAAAAGCCAATGCTGATACGATTAGAGGGTCTACCCTTGGGAGCCACACTGCATCTGGCTGTCGATGGCAGTCCTTCTATCACCCACTAGTGTGTCAAGGCTTATTACCTTTGTGTGACCGCGGCAATCCTCCAATGCCTCTTCCAAAGGTTTGAGCACGTCTTCCAGTAGAGTTTCAGATTCGGTGACTGAGAAATTTGCTGGCTCCACACTGGAGGCAGGACAACTCCCCACAGGTGGGGGCCTGGGAGCCTTACTCACAGGAGGTGTAGGCCCCATTGGGGGGAGCCCCGTAGAAGTCTGTGAGGTGGGGACTGAAAAGGGAAAGTGCAATCAAGCAAACATGGCTAAAACAGGTAAGAAGCTCAACTATAACTTCATCTCTTCTAGAAGGCTACTCTCTGGGacaactcattcattcaaaaatgtgtatttatgaaGTCTACCATGAGGCAATGTGCAAAGCACGAGAGACAGAGTACTAAACCAGACAGATTAGGTTCCTAACCTCAGAGCAGAAATTCTAGAGAAAGGAaagcacacgcatgcacacacacacacaaattcccaATCTGCATGCTACAAAGAAAACATGatgtaataaaaagaagaatacGAGAGGGAACTACTTAGACTGAGTGGTCAAGGAAGGCCTTATGAGGTGCCTTCTAAGTTTATCCTTGCTCATCCACTATGTGGCATTTAGCAAGTTACCTTTAACCCCTAAGCTTGtattcctcttctgtaaaatggggatatccTGGTAGTAGCACTTACTTTACAGGGTTGCAGTGTACATAATATAGGTGCAGGTGCTAGATTTCTGTGTAACAAAGTCCTCACAAAGTTAAGAACTAACGGATGAGGTACATGCATCCAGGAAGAGTTGAAGGAACAGTGAACCAGGCAGAGATAAGGGCAGTGTCTAACAGGCAGGAAAAGTCCTGATTTGTTCAAGTTACACAAACCAGCCCTGGATGGCTGGAAATTAGTAACACTGAAGAAAGTAGTATGTACAATCTCTGGAAAAGCAAGCAAGGGTCCAGACCCTACAGGACTTTGGAGGAGTTTGGTCTTGAGGGCTAATGGTAATGGGAAGCCACTGCAGGTTTATAAATCACAGGGGGTGATGTGACTAGTCTTGTTTCTTAAGACAATCACTCTGTATGGTCCAAGAAAGATGGATGAGAATAGGTCAAGAATGGAGGCATGTACAATGGTTGAGAGGTTAACGGAGTAGACCAGTAAAGAGAAGGCTGCCATGGACCAGAGGGAAAGAGCAGATGAGGGGAAATGAAGTGGCTTTAGATTAATTTAGGAGGCAGCGACAGGACTTTATGGAttgggagtgagagggagaggcGTCAAggatgactcttggtttctgccttTAGTAATTGGATGGTGGAAAGcactgtggaaaaagaaaattagaagagaaaaatcaattctAGGCATCAACATCTATGTGGATGACTAACTCATCTAATAATTGACCTCTTGGTTTCTTGAGCTCCTCACCTCCAATGATGattttccccaccccttccttaCCGTCTCACACCTCTCTGTCTTGTTCACAACACTGCCATCTCCAAAATCTGACCACCTCCCCTATCCTTCCAGCCCCATCAATTAGATTTCATGGTACATTAAAATCACTCCCTTATAAACACTCTCCCCTCACTTATCCCCTCCCA
Coding sequences:
- the SRA1 gene encoding steroid receptor RNA activator 1; protein product: MAELYVKPGNKERGWNDPPQFSYGLQTLAGGLKRTPLTKRVAASQDGSPRVPTSQTSTGLPPMGPTPPVSKAPRPPPVGSCPASSVEPANFSVTESETLLEDVLKPLEEALEDCRGHTKKQVCDDISRRLALLQEQWAGGKLSVPVKKRMALLVQELSGHQWEAADDIHRSLMVDHVTEVSQWMVGVKRLIAEKRNLSSEKEANEEKSTDTAEENQMVPGV
- the EIF4EBP3 gene encoding eukaryotic translation initiation factor 4E-binding protein 3 encodes the protein MSTSTSCPIPGGRDRLPDCYSTTPGGTLYATTPGGTRIIYDRKFLLECKNSPIARTPPCCLPQIPGVTTPPTAPPSKLEELKEQKETEEEIPDDAQFEMDI